The DNA segment AAAACGCCCCGGTCGGTTGATGGCACTGGATGCCGGGCAGTTCGTTCAGCCGCTTGGCCATGTAATTGCCGCGTTTTTCAAATTCGACCCTCATGCTTTCGACCGTACCGGTTTTATCCGCCAGTGCAGCCAGTGCCGCTTCCTGTACGAACGTTACCGCATTTGAGGTCATATGCGATTGAAGTCTTCCCATCGCTCGAATAGCACTGAGCGGGCCGGCCGTGTAACCGAGCCTCCAGCCGGTCATCGCGAACGCCTTGCTGAATCCGTTTATCGTCAAGGTACGCTCGTATGCGTCATCGCTGACCGCTGCAAAACTGACGAACTTTGTTCCGCCGTATACGAGTTTTTCATAAATCTCATCGGAAAGCACCATAACGTCGGTGTCCTCGAGAACCTCGGCAAGGTCGGCAAACTCTTGAGGTGTATATGAGAAACCGCCCGGATTGTTCGGTGAATTCAGTATAAGCAGTGCTGTGCGGTCGGTTATCGAAGACTCAAGAAGTTCAGGCGTGAGCTTGTAGCTGTTTTCTTTTTCTGTGTGAATTACTTTGACTTTGCCGCCAGCCAGCTTTACAGCTTCAGGATACGTTACCCAGTAAGGGGCCGGCAGCAGAACATCGTCGCCGGGATCAATTACCGCCTGAAGGGCAGTATAAACGCTGTGTTTTGCCCCGATATTGACGATGATCTGGTCGGGGGTGTAATCGAGTTCGTTGTCTGAGGCGAGTTTCTCGGCTATGGCGTTACGCAGTTTCAGAATCCCGTTCGCTGCTGTATAGCCTGTTTTCCCGGCATTTATAGCTTCGATAGCGGCGGTTTTTATGAAATTCGGCGTGTCAAAATCAGGCTCACCAGCCGCAAAGCTGACGACGTCGATTCCCTCTGCTGCCATCTCCTTCGCTCGCGATGTCACGGCTATGGTGGCTGAGGGCGGCACCGACTGTGCTCTCTTGCTTACCTTCATTGTCGCTATTTCCTCCGCAGAGTGATCTTTGTATTTGAAATTGGTGTATTAGACCCAATGCCGGAGTAATCGTCAAGCAAAAAGGAAGTGCGGGCAGCTCTGATCCCTGTTAGGTGGGCTTACGTGACGATCTGCTCATCCTGTTGAAGACATAAAACAGAACAAGGCCCGTTATGACCATGTAAATGCCGATGTTTTGTGACACCGTTCCGCCTTTGTAAAGTGCCCACCATCCATATTCGAAGGGGTTGTCCGCTCTTATGGACTCCAGCACGAATCGGGTCGTGCCGTAAAGGATGAGCATCAGCGAAAATGTCCAGCCGGGTTTTGCATCTCTGAAACGCCGCCAAAATAAAAACAAAACACCCGCAAGAAGAAGTCCATTTGCACTGGCATAGAGCTGAGTGGGGTGAACGGGCCGGCACGAATATACGTTTTTTACGGCTTCCTGCTGTTGTTCTGTCAGCTTTTCTTTGGGTTTCAGATAGTAATGGTGCTTTTGAGCATCAGATTGAGCGGGAACCCAGTGGCCGTGTTCGTCAAAGCCGCCATAATACTCTGGCGGCAGGTCAAGAACAGCTTCATCTCTCTGACGGTCGGAATCAGGGTATGCCTGGCTCTGGTACGGCGGGGAGCCGTAAGGGAATTGCACTCCAAGCGGGTTTTCCGTAATTGCGCCGAAGCAGCAGCCGTTCAGAAAGCATCCTATCCGTCCGAACGCAAGGCCGATCATCAGTCCCACCGCGATCATATCACCGTATTTACGGGCATTGAGCTTTTTGAACCACAGATACGATCCTACCACCGCAGCGGCGAATAGAACACCCCCCAGAAACTCGAGCCCTCCCTGCCAGACCGCAAATATTTCGCCAAAGCTGTCGATATTCTCAGCGTGATGCACGACGTAAAAGAGCCTTGCCCCGATCACGCCCGCAAGCAGTGAATACAGGGCGACATTCAAGATGTTCGCCGGATCCTCACCCTGATGCGCTGCCATACGGCGCATGACGAACATCGCAACCAGAAAGCCTATGACCA comes from the Anaerohalosphaera lusitana genome and includes:
- a CDS encoding prolipoprotein diacylglyceryl transferase, which encodes MQPELFEIPFIHVTLKSYGLMMVIGFLVAMFVMRRMAAHQGEDPANILNVALYSLLAGVIGARLFYVVHHAENIDSFGEIFAVWQGGLEFLGGVLFAAAVVGSYLWFKKLNARKYGDMIAVGLMIGLAFGRIGCFLNGCCFGAITENPLGVQFPYGSPPYQSQAYPDSDRQRDEAVLDLPPEYYGGFDEHGHWVPAQSDAQKHHYYLKPKEKLTEQQQEAVKNVYSCRPVHPTQLYASANGLLLAGVLFLFWRRFRDAKPGWTFSLMLILYGTTRFVLESIRADNPFEYGWWALYKGGTVSQNIGIYMVITGLVLFYVFNRMSRSSRKPT
- a CDS encoding pyridoxal phosphate-dependent aminotransferase; translated protein: MKVSKRAQSVPPSATIAVTSRAKEMAAEGIDVVSFAAGEPDFDTPNFIKTAAIEAINAGKTGYTAANGILKLRNAIAEKLASDNELDYTPDQIIVNIGAKHSVYTALQAVIDPGDDVLLPAPYWVTYPEAVKLAGGKVKVIHTEKENSYKLTPELLESSITDRTALLILNSPNNPGGFSYTPQEFADLAEVLEDTDVMVLSDEIYEKLVYGGTKFVSFAAVSDDAYERTLTINGFSKAFAMTGWRLGYTAGPLSAIRAMGRLQSHMTSNAVTFVQEAALAALADKTGTVESMRVEFEKRGNYMAKRLNELPGIQCHQPTGAFYCFPDVSSLYGRTMGQAPVKDSMSFAQVLLEQANVAVVPGEPFGCPDNVRLSFACSTEQIEKGLDRIEKWLSS